CGTGATCGCTGCCGGACGTGGCGACGTGCTTGCTTCAGCTGTCTCCACGGACACGCGGACGATTCCCCCCGGCTCGGCATTCTTTGCCCTGCGCGGCGACCGCTTCGATGCGAATGACTTCGCCTGCCAGGCGATCGCGGCGGGAGCCTCGGTCGCCGTGGTGGAGCGCTGGGAAGGTGATTGCCTGGAGGATACCGCGGTGGTGCAGGTGCCGGATGGCCTGGCCGCGCTGCAGCGCTTCGCCGCATGGTATCGCCGCCAGCGCGAGATCCCGGTGGTGGGCATCACGGGCTCGAATGGCAAGACGAGCACGAAGGACTTCACCACTGCCGTGCTTGGCCGCGCCTTCAGCGTGTGCGCCACCCGGGGGAACCTGAACAATCACATCGGCGTGCCGCTCAGCGTGCTCTCGCTGGAGGACAGCCATACGGCCGCCGTCTTCGAGATGGGGATGAATCACCCCGGCGAGATCGCGCCGCTGTGCGAGATCGCGCGGCCCGGGCTGGGCATCATCACGAATATCGGCACCGCCCACATCGAGTACATGGGCAGCCGCGAATCGATCGCCGAGGAAAAGGGCGCGCTAGCCCGCAGCCTGCCGGAAGACGGTGCGCTGTTCATTCCCGCCGGCTGCGATTTCCACGACTACTTCAAGCGTCGTACCAAGGCCCGCGTGATCTGTGTGGGAAATGGCCGCGGCGAGATCCGTGCGGAAAACCTGGTCACCTCGGAAAGCGGCTCGCGCTTCACGCTGGTCATCTCCGGCAAGCCTGCCGCGGAGGTGGACCTGCCGGTGGCCGGCCGCCACATGGTGACGAATGCCCTGCTCGCCGCAGGGGCCGGATGGTTCCTCGGCATCGATCCGGAGGAGATCGCCGCCGGGCTGTCGGGTGCCGTGCTGACCAGCGGCCGCCTGCGTCGTTTCACCAGCGGCGGCGTCGTGGTCTTCGACGATACCTACAATGCAAATCCCGAGTCGATGGCCGCGGCGATCGACACGCTGGCGGAGACGCCGGTGCGGAGTGGCAGTGGCAAGCGCATCGCGGTGCTGGGCCGCATGGGCGAGCTCGGCAGCCATGGCCCGGAGGCGCACCTGAAGGTGGGCCGCCTCGCCGCCTCGCGCGGACTTACGGTGGTTGCCGTAGGTCCGGGGTCCGAGGGCATCGCCGAGGGGGCCGTCACGGTCGAGCATTTCCCCGACCAAGCCGAAGCCGCCGCCTGGCTCGCCAGCCACGCCGTCGCCGGTGACGTCGTCCTTTTCAAAGCCAGCCGCAGCGCCGCGATGGAGCGCGTGATGCAGCAGGCATTCCCGACTCAAGACTGACCCATGCTCTACTGGATTTACGAATGGTGGAAAGCCGCTTTCGAGGCGGAGAAGGCGAGCGGCGTCCAGGAGTGGGCGCACACCTTCTCGTTCCTCAATCTGCTCGGCTACATCACCTTCCGGGCCGCGGCGGGTTGCTTGCTTGCCTTCGTCATCAGCATCTTCGCCGGGCCGCGCGTGATCCGTCGTCTCATCTCGCTGAAGGTGGGCCAGCCGATCCGCACGGCGGAGGAAGTCCACAAGCTCGCCGAGCTTCACGGCGGCAAGGTGGGCACCCCCACGATGGGTGGCGTGCTCATCCTCGGCTCGGTGCTCATCTCGGTCTTCGTGTGCGCGCAGCCGTTGAATCCCTTCGTGGCCGTGTGCTCGTGCACGATGGCGGCGCTCGGCCTGCTCGGCTTCTGCGATGACTACAAGAAGGTGAAGCAGAAGAAGTCCGACGGCGTCAGCGCGCGGACGAAGCTCTTCTGGCAGCTCGTCATCGCGGTGGTCGCGGCGTGCTTCATCTATTTCAAAAAGGAGATCAGCGGCTACGGCGCGACTCCCGAGGAGATCGAGGCGGGGCGCGCGGGCTTCAAGCTGGGTGCGAGCCACATCGGCATCGGCCAGATCTGCTTCCCGCTTTTCAAGTCGCCCATCATCGACCTCGGCATCCTGGTCATCCCGTTCTTCGCGGCGATCATCATCGGCAGCTCGAATGCGGTGAACCTGACCGACGGTCTCGACGGCCTGGCGATCGGCTGCACCATCACGGTGGCGCTTGCTTACGCGGCGCTCGCTTACCTCGGCGGTCACGCCTACATGGCCCGGGAATATCTGGTCATCCCCTACAATCTCTACATCGGCGAGCTGGCCGTGCTGCTGCTCGCGCTGGCCGGTGCGGGCTTCGGCTTCCTGTGGTTCAATTGCCACCCGGCGAAGGTTTTCATGGGCGACACCGGTTCGCTGGCCATCGGCGGCGCGCTCGGCACCGCGGCCATCTGCGTGAAGCAGGAGCTGCTGCTCGTCATCATCGGCGGTGTCTTCGTCATGGAAGCCTTGTCGGTGATGCTGCAGGTCGGCAGCTTCAAGCTCCGCCGCAAGCGCATCTTCGCGATGGCGCCCATCCACCATCACTTCGAGCTCCGCGGCTGGCATGAGAGCCAGGTGATCATCCGTTTCTGGATCATCTCCATCATGCTGGCCCTCTTCGGACTCGCACTGCTCAAGATCGCCTGATGACCCTGTCCGGAAAAATCGTCGTCGTCCTCGGTGCCGGCCGCAGCGGCCGTGCAGCCGCCGCCCTCGCCCTGCGCGAGGGTGCGGAGGTCCACGTCCACGATGCATCGCCGTCCATCGACGGCATGCCCGTCGGCGTGCAGGTGCATCCGGGAGCCACGGTGGAAAAGGGCGGCGGGGTGACCTCCGACCTGCTCGTCATCAGCCCCGGCATCGACACCTACGGCCCGCTCGTCGCTGCCTACTCGCAGGGTGCGGGCGAGGTGATCGGCGAGACGGAGCTCGGCTACCGCTACTACGAGGGCCGTATCGTCGGCATCACCGGCACGAATGGCAAGACGACCACGACCGAACTGGTCGAGCGCATCCTGAAGGCAGGCGGCTACGATGCCGCACCATGTGGCAACTACGGCCACCCGCTGTGCGAGATCGTGCTGCGCGACCCGATGCCGAATGCGGTGGCGCTGGAGCTGAGCTCCTTCCAGCTCGAGACGATCAAGGACTTCCGCCCGGATGTCTCCATCTGGCTGAATTTCGCGCCGGACCACATGGACCGCTATCCCACGGTGCAGTCCTACTTCGATGCGAAGTTCCGCATCTTCATGAACCAGACCGCGGACCAGAAGGCCATCGTCCGCACGGGGGAGAATCTCCCGGCGATCCTGCCGGAGCTGGTGACCTTCTCCACGGAAGATCCCGAGGCGGATTGGTTCTCCGATGGACGTCGTATCACGCGCCGCGGCGTGGAGGTGCTGGACCTGGAGGCGAGCACGCGCATGCGCGGCCTGCACAATGCGGAGAACGCGATGGCGGCCATCGCCGCGTGCGAGGCGATCGGCATCCCCATCGGGGCCGCGCGCACCGCGCTCGATGGCTACGCGCCGCCGCTCCACCGTTGCGAGCTGGTGCGCACGCTGGATGGCGTGGAATATCTCAATGATTCCAAGGCTACGAACTTGCATGCCCTGGAGAGCGCGCTACGCTCGCAGACCCGCCCGGTGGTGCTCATCGCCGGGGGAAAGGAAAAGGGCCTCGACTACGCGCCGGTGGTTCCTTTGTTAGAAAAGAAGGCGGTGGCTGCCGTGACCTATGGCCAGATCGCCGCACCCCTCGCCGGGATCTTTTCCGCAGCTGTCCCCGTCAACCAGGTGACCACCCTCGCCGAGGCCGTGGAAGCCGCCCGCAAGCTCGCGCCGCGCGGGGCCACCGTCCTGCTGTCGCCGGGCACCTCATCCTTCGACCAGTTCTCCGGCTACGAGCAGCGCGGGGATGTCTTCCGTGATCTCGTTCTCAATCTTCGTTGATTTGCACCCATGAAATTCTCCGATCTTTCCGTGAAGCGCCGTCCGGCAAAGAAGCCGGTCTTCCGCAAGCTTTTCGCCAACGTCCGCCGCAAGCAGCAGAAGGTCGCCGTGTCCGCGCCGATGCCGGATGCCGATGGCGACGTGCCGAACCTGGGCATCGCCCGTGCGCTGGTGGTCATCCTCATCATCCACGTCATCGCCATCGGTGGTATCTTCGCCCACAGCAAGTGGTTCGAGAAGGACTCCGTGATCGTGCAGGAAGGCTCGGCCATCGTGCCGGCCAAGCAACTGCGCGATGCCGGCGAGCCGCTGCCGAAGATCGACAAGAACGACGAGCCCTACCAGCCGAAGGCCGGTGAGACCTACGCCTCCATCGCTCGTGACAAGGGCGTGAGCGAGCAGGCGCTGCGCGAGGCGAACAATAACATCGAGATCCGCCCGAGCCGCATCCTGCGCATCCCGCAGCAGGCAATCACCGCGCTGGAGCCGCAGGAACTCATCGCCGCCCGCAATGGCAGCGTCGTGCTGGAGAATGCGGATGCGATGCCGAACGAGGAAGCCGCCCCTGCCCCGACCCCGGTGGTGATGGACGAGATCCGCAACGCCCCGATGGTCGAGACCGCTGCCGCAAGCTCCGGCACCGTCTTCAAGCCGCGCGTCCAGCGCGAGACCGCCGCCTCGCAAGCTGCTCCATCCACCCCGGTGAAGCCGCAGGCCCAGACGTCCGCGATGAACCGCAGCTACAAGGTGAAGTCCGGTGACACCTTCTGGAAAATCGCCCAGGCACACAAGACCACGCCGGATGCCATCATGAAGGCGAACGGCATCTCCGACCCGCGCAAGCTGAAGCCGGGCATGAATCTGAAAGTGCCCTGATCCTCTCTCCCCGCCGTCGGTCGTCAGCGCTCTCTCCCCCCCAACGCCATGAATCGCAGCGCTTCCATCCTCCTTTGCACCGCCGTAGCCGCCCTCGTCTCGCTCGGGCTGGTCATGCTGACCAGTACCGGAGCGTGGGTGAAAAGCGCGGCGACGCCGTATGCCTTTGTCATCGACCAATCGAAGTATGCGGTGGTCGGCCTGATCGCGGCGTTCATCGCGGCGAAGCTGGATCCGATCTGGCTGCGCCGGGCGTGGCCGTGGGCACTCGCCTTTGCGTGCGTATTGCTGGTGCTGTGTTTCGTTCCCGGCGTGGGAGTCGAGTACCTCGGGGCGAACCGCTGGATCAGGGTTCCCGGCATCGGCACCTTCCAGCCATCCGAGTTGGCAAAGGTGATCGCGCTCATCGCGATGGCCGGATGGTTTGCCCGCTGGCAGACGGAGGTTCACACCTTCTGGCGCGGCTTCGTGCTGCCCGGCATGCTGGTGGGGCTGCCGGTCGCGCTCATCGCGATCGAGACCGACGTGGGCTCCGCGCTCGCACTCTCGGTTGCGGCAGGTGCGTTATTCTTCTGCGTCGGCACTCGGCTTCTCTTCATCATCCCCACCGCTGTCACCGGTATCACGGGGGCGATTTGGTACATCATGTCGGATCCGGTGCGAAGCTCCCGCATCGAGGCCTGGCTGGATCTGGAGACCTACCAGCGCGGGAAGGGCCAGCAGCAATGGCGCGCCCTACTCGCCTTCGGCAACGGAGGCCCGGAAGGCGTCGGCCTCGGCAATGGCTCGGAGAAATTCGGCACGCTCACCTTCGCCTACAGCGACTTCATCTTCCCGGTGGTGGGCGAGGAACTCGGGCTGCCATTCACCCTCGGCACCGTGCTGTGCTACGTGATCATCGCGGTGTGCGGTTGCTCGATCGCTATCCGTGCCTCGAATCTCTTCGACCGCTGCCTGGCGCTTGGCATGACCTGCGCGCTGGTGATTCCCGCGATGGTGAACATCGCCGTGACCACCGCGGCCCTGCCGAATGACGGACTGCCCTTGCCCTTCGTCAGCCACGGCGGCACCAGCCTCATGATCTGCCTCGGCGTCGTCGGACTGCTGTGCGGCATCCATCGCCGCTCCTACGTCACGCACGACAGCGGCGAGCCGGTCCTTGGCAACAAGGTCTATGCGGTGAAGCTCTGATCCCGCCATCGCGTGATTCCAAAGCGGGGGCGCAGGAGCTAGTATTCTGGTTTCCTTCCGCTCCCACCTCACCCCAATAGCACCACTGCGATGGACGACGAGAGATGTGCCTTTGGTGACCCGGTCGTGGCGAATGATCTCATCGCCGTCTCGGACAAGCTGGCCGGGCCGCTGCGTGTGCAGAGGCTGAAGATGAAGGTGGCCTTCTGGCTGCTGATCCCCGTCATCACGCTGCCATTGCTGGCGATGGAACTCATGGGCGTGAGCCTGCGGGTCACGGGCTGGAAAGGGGTGGCGCTTTTCCTCGTCGCCCCGTGGCCCATCATCGGGATCCTCCTTTGGCAGATCTTCGGCGAGAAGCGGGTGCGGCGAAAGATCTACCGCGAGGAAGGCCTCTATTGCCTGAACTGCGGCAAGATGCCCTCGGGCTCCGGTGCGGATCAATACGA
The sequence above is drawn from the Luteolibacter flavescens genome and encodes:
- a CDS encoding FtsW/RodA/SpoVE family cell cycle protein, which translates into the protein MNRSASILLCTAVAALVSLGLVMLTSTGAWVKSAATPYAFVIDQSKYAVVGLIAAFIAAKLDPIWLRRAWPWALAFACVLLVLCFVPGVGVEYLGANRWIRVPGIGTFQPSELAKVIALIAMAGWFARWQTEVHTFWRGFVLPGMLVGLPVALIAIETDVGSALALSVAAGALFFCVGTRLLFIIPTAVTGITGAIWYIMSDPVRSSRIEAWLDLETYQRGKGQQQWRALLAFGNGGPEGVGLGNGSEKFGTLTFAYSDFIFPVVGEELGLPFTLGTVLCYVIIAVCGCSIAIRASNLFDRCLALGMTCALVIPAMVNIAVTTAALPNDGLPLPFVSHGGTSLMICLGVVGLLCGIHRRSYVTHDSGEPVLGNKVYAVKL
- a CDS encoding LysM peptidoglycan-binding domain-containing protein, whose product is MKFSDLSVKRRPAKKPVFRKLFANVRRKQQKVAVSAPMPDADGDVPNLGIARALVVILIIHVIAIGGIFAHSKWFEKDSVIVQEGSAIVPAKQLRDAGEPLPKIDKNDEPYQPKAGETYASIARDKGVSEQALREANNNIEIRPSRILRIPQQAITALEPQELIAARNGSVVLENADAMPNEEAAPAPTPVVMDEIRNAPMVETAAASSGTVFKPRVQRETAASQAAPSTPVKPQAQTSAMNRSYKVKSGDTFWKIAQAHKTTPDAIMKANGISDPRKLKPGMNLKVP
- a CDS encoding UDP-N-acetylmuramoyl-tripeptide--D-alanyl-D-alanine ligase; protein product: MTPIDASTLARHAGGVIAAGRGDVLASAVSTDTRTIPPGSAFFALRGDRFDANDFACQAIAAGASVAVVERWEGDCLEDTAVVQVPDGLAALQRFAAWYRRQREIPVVGITGSNGKTSTKDFTTAVLGRAFSVCATRGNLNNHIGVPLSVLSLEDSHTAAVFEMGMNHPGEIAPLCEIARPGLGIITNIGTAHIEYMGSRESIAEEKGALARSLPEDGALFIPAGCDFHDYFKRRTKARVICVGNGRGEIRAENLVTSESGSRFTLVISGKPAAEVDLPVAGRHMVTNALLAAGAGWFLGIDPEEIAAGLSGAVLTSGRLRRFTSGGVVVFDDTYNANPESMAAAIDTLAETPVRSGSGKRIAVLGRMGELGSHGPEAHLKVGRLAASRGLTVVAVGPGSEGIAEGAVTVEHFPDQAEAAAWLASHAVAGDVVLFKASRSAAMERVMQQAFPTQD
- the murD gene encoding UDP-N-acetylmuramoyl-L-alanine--D-glutamate ligase, which codes for MTLSGKIVVVLGAGRSGRAAAALALREGAEVHVHDASPSIDGMPVGVQVHPGATVEKGGGVTSDLLVISPGIDTYGPLVAAYSQGAGEVIGETELGYRYYEGRIVGITGTNGKTTTTELVERILKAGGYDAAPCGNYGHPLCEIVLRDPMPNAVALELSSFQLETIKDFRPDVSIWLNFAPDHMDRYPTVQSYFDAKFRIFMNQTADQKAIVRTGENLPAILPELVTFSTEDPEADWFSDGRRITRRGVEVLDLEASTRMRGLHNAENAMAAIAACEAIGIPIGAARTALDGYAPPLHRCELVRTLDGVEYLNDSKATNLHALESALRSQTRPVVLIAGGKEKGLDYAPVVPLLEKKAVAAVTYGQIAAPLAGIFSAAVPVNQVTTLAEAVEAARKLAPRGATVLLSPGTSSFDQFSGYEQRGDVFRDLVLNLR
- the mraY gene encoding phospho-N-acetylmuramoyl-pentapeptide-transferase translates to MLYWIYEWWKAAFEAEKASGVQEWAHTFSFLNLLGYITFRAAAGCLLAFVISIFAGPRVIRRLISLKVGQPIRTAEEVHKLAELHGGKVGTPTMGGVLILGSVLISVFVCAQPLNPFVAVCSCTMAALGLLGFCDDYKKVKQKKSDGVSARTKLFWQLVIAVVAACFIYFKKEISGYGATPEEIEAGRAGFKLGASHIGIGQICFPLFKSPIIDLGILVIPFFAAIIIGSSNAVNLTDGLDGLAIGCTITVALAYAALAYLGGHAYMAREYLVIPYNLYIGELAVLLLALAGAGFGFLWFNCHPAKVFMGDTGSLAIGGALGTAAICVKQELLLVIIGGVFVMEALSVMLQVGSFKLRRKRIFAMAPIHHHFELRGWHESQVIIRFWIISIMLALFGLALLKIA